From one Henningerozyma blattae CBS 6284 chromosome 1, complete genome genomic stretch:
- the SAE3 gene encoding Sae3p (similar to Saccharomyces cerevisiae SAE3 (YHR079C-A); ancestral locus Anc_5.369) has protein sequence MNDLKLEIESLKNHCDSLQLEYNELSKKYNINEDPKQLANLRIKLLKQYNELRDTGLKLVQLIAQERNLSIKEIFQEMDISMHD, from the exons ATGAACgatttaaaattggaaattgAATCGTTGAAAAATCATTGTGATTCGTTACAATTAGAATACAATGAATTATCcaagaaatataatat AAATGAAGATCCAAAACAATTGGCAAATTTACgtatcaaattattaaaacaatataaCGAATTAAGAGATACAGGCTTGAAGTTAGTTCAATTGATTGCTCAAGAAAGaaatctttcaataaaGGAAATCTTTCAAGAAATGGATATATCAAT